The region TGATGGGCAACCGCGCCCACCTCGCCTTCGGCGGCGGCCCCCACGAGTGCCCGGGCCAGGACATCGGCCGTGCCATCGCGGACGTCGGGGTCGAGGCACTGCTGATCCGGCTGCCCGACGTCGAACTCGAGGGCGACGAGGACGAGTTGCGCTGGCGCTCATCGATGTCCTCGCGCCACCTGGTGGAGCTTCCGGTGTACTTCGCGCCGCAGGCGCCGCAGGACGTCGAGGAAGTGCCCTCCATCAACCCCGTCCCGCGGCAGCGGCCGAGCCTGGAGGTCACGACGGACGAGCCGACGGCGGCGCCCGCCCCGGCGCCCGTGGCACCTCCCGCCCCGCCGGCGACACCGGAACCCGTGCACCGTCTCGGCGCCTGGCAGCGCTTCCTGCGCTGGTGGCGGGGCTACTGAGCCCGGCCGCAGATGATCAGGCCCCCTGGGCCCAGTCGTCGTAGGAGGACCAGGCCCGCAGCACCCGCCCACTGACGAACCGGTGCGCGCGTCCCGTGACCGGATCGGTGAACTCCAGCACCCGCGCGAGCAGTTGGAGCGGACGCCGGAAGTCGCCGGCCGGCACGGGGCCGGTCACCACCGGGTAGAGCGGATCGCCGAGGATCGGCACACCCAACGCGTTCATGTGCACACGCAGTTGATGGGTCTGCCCGGTGCTCGGCAGCAGGCGGTAGCGCCCGAGTCCCTCGCGGTGGTCGGTGAGTTCGACCTGCGTGAGGGCGTTCGGCTCGCCCGCCACCTCGCGCGCGGCCAGCACCCCGCGCTCCTTCACGATCCGGCTGATGAGCGTCCGCGGCAGCGCGAGCCCCGCGTCGTACGGGGCCACCGCCTCGTACTCCTTGCGGACCAGCCGGTCGCGGAACAGCGTCTGGTAGGCGCCGCGCTCCTCGGGTCGCACGGTGAACAGCACGAGCCCGGCGGTGAGGCGGTCGAGCCGGTGCGCGGCGCCGAGCGTCGGCAGGCCGAGCTCCCGCCGCAGCCGGGCCAGCGCGGTCTCGGTGACGTGGCCTCCGCGCGGGGTGGTGGCGAGGAAGTGCGGCTTGTCGGCGACGACGATGTGCTCGTCGCGGTACACCACGTCGAGGGCGAACGGCACCGGTTCCTCGTCGGGCAGCTCCCGGTGGAACCACACGAACATCCCCGGCTCGTAGGCCGCGTCGGGCGCCACCGGCCGTCCGTCGGCGCCGACGATCAGCCCGTCCCCGAACATCCCGTCGATCACCCCGGCCCCCGCCGCGAGCCGCTCCACCAGATGCTCCCGCACGGTGGCCCACCCCCCGTCCCGCGGCAGCCTGACCCGTACGGGGTCGACTCCCTCGCGCTGCGGCAGGGGGGAGGGTGGGATCCGGGGTCTGCGTCTCACCTGGTCAAGCGTACGAGGCTCGGGCGGGGGAGGGGTTCAGGCGTACGAGGCCGGGACCACCTCGGGAGTCCCGGCCACCGGTGTCCGCGCCCGGTAGGCCCGGTAGGCGGCGCCCGCGACCAGGGTCAGGCCCAGGAACAGCACCGTGAACCACTGGAAGTACCAGTGCCTGCCCGCCGGGTCGTACACCGCCGCGCGCGGCCAGGCGAGGTTGACGGTCATGAAGAGGCCGTAGACGAGGGCGATCGCGTTGACGGGGACGCCCCAGCGGCCCAGCGAGAAGAGCGGGGCGCCCCTCTCGTCGGTGCCGTCGGCGGTGAACTCCCCGCGCAGCCGGCGGACCAGCAGCGGACCGGTCACCATCGCGTACGCCAGGTACAGCATCACGATGCAGGTGGTGCCGATCGCCAGGAAGGCGTCCGGGGAGGCGAAGTTGAGCAGCAGCAGGGCGGCGGCGAGGACGCCGACGACCAGGGCGGGGGCGCTCGGCATACCGGTGCGCGGGTTGACCTTGGAGAGGCGGCCGGAGAAGGGGAGCTGGTGGTCGCGGGCCATCGAGAAGAGCATGCGGCAGGCGGCGGTCTGGATCGCCAGGGTCGCCACCGCGATGGCCACCACGACGTCGGCGAGCAGCGCGCGGCCGACCCCGTCGCCGAGGCTGCTGGTCAGGACGTAGCTCAGACCGTCGACGCCGAGACGGCCGTCGGTGAGGCTGGGCGCCGCGAGCAGACCGCCGAGCACGATGAGACCGCCGAGCAGACCCGCCGCGCCGAGCGCGGTGAGGATCGTGCGGGGCGCGGTGCGGCGCGGGTCGTGGGTCTCCTCGCTCATCTCACCGGCGCTGTCGAAGCCGATCATGACGTACGCGGCCATGAACGAGCCCACCATCAGCGCCCCGAACAGGCCGGTGCTGCCCTGGCCGGTGTGGAAGGTGATGCCGGGGGAGCGCTCGGAGTGGGTGAGCAGGAGCACGATGATCAGGACGGCGCCGATGATCTCGGCCGTGACACCGATCCGGTTGATCATCGACATCACCCGGTTGTCGATGACGTTCACCAGCGTGGTCAGCACGAGCAGGATCACGCCGAGGACCGCCGCGTTGGCAGCGCCGTCGGGGCTGGTGGGGGCCGGATCTCTGCCGACCAGCTGGAAGCCGGACCAGATCGCGGGCAGCACCATCTGCAGCGCGAGCGCCGCCGCCGCGACCACCACGATCTGCCCGATCACCATGATCCAGCCGGCGAACCAGCCGAAGGAGAGGTTCGACAGGCGCGAGGACCACTGGTAGATCGCGCCCGAGATCGGATAGCGCGCGGCCAGCTCCGCGAAGCAGGCGGCGACCGTCAACTGGCCCACCAGCACGGCTGGCCAGGTCCAGAAGAAGACGGGACCGCCGAACGCGTACCCGAAGGCGAAGAACTGGAAGACGGTCGTCAGGACGGAGATGAAGGAGAAGCCGGCGGCGAACGAGGCGTACCTGCCGAGGCTGCGGTGCAGCTCCTGGCCGTAGCCGAACTCGGCCAGGGAGCGGTCGCCGGAGGACTCCGGAGGGTCGGGGCGTACGTCGGAGGGGGCGGTGGTGGTCACGGCGGCACCTGCCTTCGGCGCGGAAGGGTGGGCGGTATTCCTGTCGGGTGACAGAAATTAGGGAGTGCCTGTTTCGCTCGCGTGACACGGCCGTGTCGGGGTCGGGCCTAAGTCCTCACGCCCTTGCGGCCCGAAGGGAATCGCGATACATCGTGTGTATTGACGCTCGCCTCGCACACGCGATATGTTCGGCTACGGATATTCGGAGACGAGGTGAGGTCATCATGGCGACGAAACGCCGCAAGCTGAGCAATCCGCTGGCGCTCGCGGTCATGGTGCTGCTCACCGAGAAGCCGATGCATCCGTACGAGATCGCCCAGACCCTGCGCCGACGGGGCAAGGACACCAGCCTGAAGATCAACTACGGCTCGCTCTACACCGTCGTCCAGAACCTGGAGAAGCACGGCTTCGTCGAGGTCGCGGAGGTGCAGCGACAGGGCAACCGCCCCGAGCGCACGCTGTACGGCATCACGGACGCCGGACGTGCGGAGGCCACCGAGTGGCTGTCGGACCTGCTCGCCGTCCCGGCGGAGGAGTATCCGATCTTCGAGGCCGCGCTCTCACTGATGGGCGTGCTCCATCCCGACGAGGTGGCACGCCTGTTGGGGGAGCGGCTCAACATGCTGGAGGTGCGGGCCGCGAGTATGCGAGGCGGCCTGGAGAAGCTCAACGAGACGCTGCCCCGGCTCTTCCTGATCGAGTCCGAGTTCAAGCTGCACATGATCGAGGCGGAGGCGGAATGGGTCCGCGGCTTCCTGGCGGAGGTCACGGCGGGCACGTTTCCGGGCGTCAAGGAGTGGCGGTCCTTCAGCGAGACGGGGGAGGTCCCCGAGGAGTACCTGAAGCTGGAAACCGGTGAGGTCGAAAGACCGTAGCCGAACAGAGAAATGACCCCGGCAGAGCTGTTGCAGCAGCCCCACCAGGGTCTCGAACCCCGAACCGAACCCGCCGTGAGGCAGCTCCGGGCCATCGAGGTGCGGCACACCCAGGATAGCCCGGCGCTCTTCACGCGGATCGGCTCGGCATACCCACCCGAGATCACCGCTCACACAGGAGAGCAGTCGTCATGAGCAGTACCCGTGCGCCCGCGGTCGAGGCGCGTCAGCTGATCAAGACCTATCCGGGTGACGTCACCGCGCTCAGCGGCATGGACGTCACCGTCGAGACCGGCACCGTCTTCGGCCTGCTCGGCCCGAACGGCGCCGGCAAGTCCACCACCGTCAAGATCCTCACCACCCTGGCCCGCCCCGACTCGGGCACCGCCTCCGTGGCAGGGCACGACGTGCTGCGCCATCCGGACCGGGTGCGCCGCGCGATCGGCGTCGTCGCCCAGAACTCCGGCGCCGACCCGGTGGCCACCGGCCGGGAGAACCTCCAACTCCAGGGCAGGCTCTACGGCTTGAAGGGTGCGGGGCTGAACCGCCGGGTGGACGAGTTGCTCGACCGCTTCAAGCTCGCCGACGCGGCCAGGCGCCCGGTCAAGGGCTACTCGGGCGGCATGAGGCGCCGACTCGACGTGGCGCTCGGTCTCGTCCACCGCCCCGAGGTGCTCTTCCTCGACGAGCCCACCACCGGACTCGACCCCGAGGCGCGCACCGCGGTGTGGGACGAGATCGCCCGCCTCGCCGGCGACGAGGGGCTGACCATCCTGCTCACCACGCACTACCTGGAGGAGGCCGACCGGCTCGCCGAGCGCATCGCGATCGTCGACCGGGGGCGTGTCGTGGTCGAGGGCACCCCGGACGCCCTGAAGGGCGAACTCCGCGGTGACGCCGTCCACGTGGAACTGCGCGAAGCCCTGGGGGACGCCGGCCGTACGCTGCTGAACGGCGCCCTCACCAGGTTGCCGGGCGTGCGCGAGGCGCTGTTCGACGGCCGCCGTGTCAGTGTCCGCGCCGATGACGGGGCCGCCACGATGCCCGCCCTGCTCGGGGTGCTGGAGCGGGCCGGGGTCGGGGTCGCCGCCGCGACCGTCGCCCGCCCCTCGCTCGACGACGTCTACCTCCGCTACGCGGGCCGCCGTTACGCGGAGGCGGAAGCGGAAGGCGCCGAGAACCTCGTCCTCGCCGGAGGTGTCCGATGAGTACCGCCGTCTCCCAGACCTGGTACATGACCCAGCGTCAGCTGATGGTGTTCGCACGTCAGCCCGCCTACGCGATCATCACCCTGATCCAGCCGGTGATCTGGCTGTTCCTGTTCGGCAACCTCTTCAAGAAGGTCGTCGAACTCGGAGGCTTCGGCACCACCTCGTATCTGGACTACCTCGTCCCGGGCGTGGTCGTGATGAGCGCGCTCAGCTCCAACATGTGGGCGGGCATGGGCACGCTCGACGAGATCCAGCGCGGCACCCTCGACCGCTTCCTGACCACGCCCGTCAGCCGGGCCGCCCTGATGAACGGCAACGTCGTCAACAACGGCCTGATCACCGCCCTGCAGTCGGTCATCATCGTGCTGCTCGGCCTGCTGGGCGGCGCGGACTACCCGGGCGGCATCGGCGGTATCGCGATCCTGATCGTCGCCTCGGTCCTGCTCGGCACGGTCTTCGGGGCGCTGTCCAACGCGCTGGGCATGCTGGTCCGGGAGCGGGAGTCGATCATCGGCATCAACACGTTCCTGCTGCTGCCGCTGACCTTCCTCTCCTCGGCCTTCATGGCCCCGTCCCAGATGCCGGGCTGGATGCGGCACATCGCCGACTTCAATCCGCTCAACTGGGCGATGGTGGCGGGGCGGTCGGCGATGTCCGAGCACCCCGACTGGGGTGTCGTGCTCGGCCGCTCGGGGGCGCTGCTCGCGTTGGCCGTGGCGGCGGTGTGGCTGTCGATCCGCACGTTCAGGTCGTACCAGCGTTCCGTGTGACCCCGAGGGGCCGGGGCCGGTGTCCCGAGTGACGCGAGGGGGTGGGAGTCAGGAGGCGGCCGACGCGGTCGCCTCCTGCTCCGCCTCCACCTGCGCGTTCCAGTCCCGCTTGGACGCCTGCCAGCCGTCCTCGTTGTGCCCAAGACGCCAGTAGCCGGAGATCGACAGGTCCTCGCGCGGAATCTCGCGCTCGACCCGCAGCAGCCGACGCAGCTCCTTCACGAAGCCCGCCTCGCCGTGCACGAACGCGTGCACCCGTCCCGCCGGGAAGTCGAGGGCGCGGACGGCCTCCACCAGGGCCTCGCCGAGCGGCCGGTCCCCGCGGTGCAGCCAGACGACCTCCACGTCGGAGTCGATCTTCTGCTGCTCCTTGTGCCCGGAGATCTCCACGAAGGCGCGGGCCACGGCGCCCTCCGGCAGTGCCTCCAGGGCGGCACTGATCGCGGGCAGTGCGCTCTCGTCACCGGCGAGCAGATGCCAGTCGGCGCTCGCGTCGGGCGCGTATGCGCCACCCGGACCCATGAACCGCACGACCTCGCCCGGCTGGACGCGCGCCGCCCACGGCCCGGCCAGGCCCTCGTCGCCGTGCACCACGAAGTCGAGCGTCAGCTCGCGCAGTTCGGGGTCCCAGGCACGCACGGTGTACGTCCGGGTCACCGGCCACTGCGCGCGCGGGAGTTCCTCGCGGATCCGCTCCATGTCGAAGGGCTCGGGGTAGGTGACACCCCCCGGGGCGAACAGCAACTTCACATAGTGGTCGGTGCTGGTACCCGCGGTGAACTCGGCGAGGCCCTCGCCGCCCAGCACGACACGCTGCATGTGGGGGGTCAACCGCTCGGTCCGCACGACGTGCGCGGAGTGGGGCTTCCTGGACCTGCGTGCCGGACGCTCTGCCATGACGGCCTCCTCGTTCACTCGCTTAGGCTTACCTAAGTTAGCATCTCTCCCCTAGTTAACACCCCCCGCGTGAGAAGCTCATGAGCCCCCTACGCCAAGGCTCGAGTCGCGCGGGGGCCGGGGTCGAGTCGCGCTCTGTGAGTAAGGCTACCCTAAACTGAGAATGTCACTCTCTTGAGTGAGGGCGCCGATTTCACTCGCTCCCGCTCACTCGCCGAGTGTGGTGAGCAACCGCTGCAGCGATCCGCCCAGACCCCAGCGCGCGGCCAGTCCTTCCAGCGCGGCCGGGTCGCGCGGCGCGTGCGGCAACGCCGTGTCGACGTCCGGCAGGGGAACGTCACCGGCGACCCGCACGACCTTGGGCGCGACCGCGACATACGGCCGCGACTCGTCGAGCCGCTTGCGCTGAGAAGGCGTCAGCTTCGCCTTCGGGTCGTCGACCGCCGCCATGATCGCGGCCAGGTCGCCGAACTGGTCGAGCAGCTTGGCCGCCGTCTTCTCACCGATCCCCGGCACCCCCGGCAGACCGTCGCTCGGGTCGCCGCGCAGCAGCGCCAGATCCGCGTATCCGGAGCCGTCGACCCCGTACTTCTCGCGCAGCCAGGTCTCATCGGTGAGCTGGAGCGTGCCCACACCCTTGAGGGGGTACAGGACGCGCACCCCCCGCTTGTCGTCGACGAGTTGGTAGAGGTCGCGGTCGCCGGTGACGATGTCGACCGGGCCGTCGGCGCGCCCCGTGAAGGTGCCGATCACATCGTCCGCCTCGTACCCCTCGACCCCCACGCGCGCGATGCCTAGCGCGTCGAGGACCTCCTCGATGACCGGCACCTGCGGGGAGAGCGTGTCCGGCACCTCCTCCTCGTCCGGCCGGCCGGCCTCGGTCTCCACGGCGACGCGATGCGCCTTGTACGAGGGGATCAGGTCGACCCGCCACTGCGGGCGCCAGTCCGCGTCCATGCAGGCCACCAGATCGTCGGGGCGGTGGTCCTTGACCAGCCGGTCGATGAAGTCGAGCAGCCCGCGCACGGCGTTCACGGGCGTGCCGTCCGGGGCCCTCACCGAGTCGGGGACCCCGAAGTAGGCCCGGAAGTACAGGGAAGCGGTGTCGAGCAGCATCAGGCGTCTGGTCACGCCTCGCATCATGCCGTACGCCACTGACAGTGACCTGGACCACTCCTGTGTTTGCTCCGTGTAAGTGCGGGCAAGCGCGGCATCGGGACAACCCCGGTTGCTTTTTCAACTGTCCGATCGAGAGGCACACGTGTCATCCAGGCTTGAGGCCGAGCATTTGTACAAGGTGTTCGGGAGACGACCCGACGCCGCGGCGGAGCGGCTCCGCCAGGGAGCCGACCGCGAGGAACTGCGCGCCGACGGCACCACGGCTGCCGTGATCGACGCCTCCTTCACGGTGGAACCCGGCCAGATCTTCGTCGTCATGGGCCTGTCCGGATCCGGCAAGTCCACCCTCCTGCGCATGCTCAACGGACTCCTGGAGCCCACCGCGGGCCAGGTGCGTTTCGACGGTCAGGACCTGACCGCGCTCAGCGCCCGCGCGCTGCGCGAGGTCCGCTCGAAGAAGATCAGCATGGTCTTCCAGCACTTCGCGCTCTTCCCGCACCGCAGCGTCCTGGAGAACGCGGCCTACGGCCTGGAGGTCCAGGGCGTGCCGAGCGCCGAGCGCAAGGAACGCGCCACCAGGGCACTGGAGCTGGCCGGGCTCGCCGGCTGGGAGAAGTCCTGGCCCGACGAGCTGTCCGGCGGTATGCAGCAGCGCGTCGGACTCGCCCGCGCGCTCGCCACCGACGCCGATCTGCTGCTGATGGACGAGTCGTTCAGCGCGCTGGACCCGCTGATCCGCCGTGACATGCAGGACCAGTTGATCGAGCTCCAGAAGAAGCTCAAGAAGACCATCGTCTTCATCACCCACGACCTCAACGAGGCGATGCGCCTCGGGGACCGGATCGCCGTCATGCGCGACGGCCGCATCGTCCAGACCGGCACCGCCGAGGACATCCTCGTCCGTCCCGCGAACGACTACGTCGCCTCCTTCACCCAGGACGTCGACCGCTCCCGGGTCCTGACCGCCGGAGCCGTCATGGACACCGACGTGCGCGGCGACGAGGCGGACTGCGACTGCGAGACCGCCACGCCCGACACCCCCTTCGTGGACCTCTGCGCGATCAGCGCCCGCCTCACGCACCCGGTGGCGGTACTGGACGAGCGACGCGAACTCGTCGGCGTCGTCCACCCGCGGCGCCTCGTCGCCTTCCTCGGCGACGAGCAGGGGACCCCCGAACGCTGTGCCAGTCCTCGGGACGAGGCGGTGACGGCCGGTGCCTAGGATTCCCTTCGGCGACTGGGTCAACAGCGCCGTCGACTGGCTGCTGAACCACATGGCGTGGCTCTTCGACTTCTTCAAGACCGTCTTCCAGGGCACGTACGACGGCATCGACGCCGTCCTCCAGGCCCC is a window of Streptomyces mirabilis DNA encoding:
- a CDS encoding RluA family pseudouridine synthase, translated to MRRRPRIPPSPLPQREGVDPVRVRLPRDGGWATVREHLVERLAAGAGVIDGMFGDGLIVGADGRPVAPDAAYEPGMFVWFHRELPDEEPVPFALDVVYRDEHIVVADKPHFLATTPRGGHVTETALARLRRELGLPTLGAAHRLDRLTAGLVLFTVRPEERGAYQTLFRDRLVRKEYEAVAPYDAGLALPRTLISRIVKERGVLAAREVAGEPNALTQVELTDHREGLGRYRLLPSTGQTHQLRVHMNALGVPILGDPLYPVVTGPVPAGDFRRPLQLLARVLEFTDPVTGRAHRFVSGRVLRAWSSYDDWAQGA
- a CDS encoding amino acid permease; translated protein: MTTTAPSDVRPDPPESSGDRSLAEFGYGQELHRSLGRYASFAAGFSFISVLTTVFQFFAFGYAFGGPVFFWTWPAVLVGQLTVAACFAELAARYPISGAIYQWSSRLSNLSFGWFAGWIMVIGQIVVVAAAALALQMVLPAIWSGFQLVGRDPAPTSPDGAANAAVLGVILLVLTTLVNVIDNRVMSMINRIGVTAEIIGAVLIIVLLLTHSERSPGITFHTGQGSTGLFGALMVGSFMAAYVMIGFDSAGEMSEETHDPRRTAPRTILTALGAAGLLGGLIVLGGLLAAPSLTDGRLGVDGLSYVLTSSLGDGVGRALLADVVVAIAVATLAIQTAACRMLFSMARDHQLPFSGRLSKVNPRTGMPSAPALVVGVLAAALLLLNFASPDAFLAIGTTCIVMLYLAYAMVTGPLLVRRLRGEFTADGTDERGAPLFSLGRWGVPVNAIALVYGLFMTVNLAWPRAAVYDPAGRHWYFQWFTVLFLGLTLVAGAAYRAYRARTPVAGTPEVVPASYA
- a CDS encoding PadR family transcriptional regulator, with protein sequence MATKRRKLSNPLALAVMVLLTEKPMHPYEIAQTLRRRGKDTSLKINYGSLYTVVQNLEKHGFVEVAEVQRQGNRPERTLYGITDAGRAEATEWLSDLLAVPAEEYPIFEAALSLMGVLHPDEVARLLGERLNMLEVRAASMRGGLEKLNETLPRLFLIESEFKLHMIEAEAEWVRGFLAEVTAGTFPGVKEWRSFSETGEVPEEYLKLETGEVERP
- a CDS encoding ATP-binding cassette domain-containing protein translates to MSSTRAPAVEARQLIKTYPGDVTALSGMDVTVETGTVFGLLGPNGAGKSTTVKILTTLARPDSGTASVAGHDVLRHPDRVRRAIGVVAQNSGADPVATGRENLQLQGRLYGLKGAGLNRRVDELLDRFKLADAARRPVKGYSGGMRRRLDVALGLVHRPEVLFLDEPTTGLDPEARTAVWDEIARLAGDEGLTILLTTHYLEEADRLAERIAIVDRGRVVVEGTPDALKGELRGDAVHVELREALGDAGRTLLNGALTRLPGVREALFDGRRVSVRADDGAATMPALLGVLERAGVGVAAATVARPSLDDVYLRYAGRRYAEAEAEGAENLVLAGGVR
- a CDS encoding ABC transporter permease; the protein is MSTAVSQTWYMTQRQLMVFARQPAYAIITLIQPVIWLFLFGNLFKKVVELGGFGTTSYLDYLVPGVVVMSALSSNMWAGMGTLDEIQRGTLDRFLTTPVSRAALMNGNVVNNGLITALQSVIIVLLGLLGGADYPGGIGGIAILIVASVLLGTVFGALSNALGMLVRERESIIGINTFLLLPLTFLSSAFMAPSQMPGWMRHIADFNPLNWAMVAGRSAMSEHPDWGVVLGRSGALLALAVAAVWLSIRTFRSYQRSV
- a CDS encoding siderophore-interacting protein, which codes for MAERPARRSRKPHSAHVVRTERLTPHMQRVVLGGEGLAEFTAGTSTDHYVKLLFAPGGVTYPEPFDMERIREELPRAQWPVTRTYTVRAWDPELRELTLDFVVHGDEGLAGPWAARVQPGEVVRFMGPGGAYAPDASADWHLLAGDESALPAISAALEALPEGAVARAFVEISGHKEQQKIDSDVEVVWLHRGDRPLGEALVEAVRALDFPAGRVHAFVHGEAGFVKELRRLLRVEREIPREDLSISGYWRLGHNEDGWQASKRDWNAQVEAEQEATASAAS
- a CDS encoding 5'-3' exonuclease → MRGVTRRLMLLDTASLYFRAYFGVPDSVRAPDGTPVNAVRGLLDFIDRLVKDHRPDDLVACMDADWRPQWRVDLIPSYKAHRVAVETEAGRPDEEEVPDTLSPQVPVIEEVLDALGIARVGVEGYEADDVIGTFTGRADGPVDIVTGDRDLYQLVDDKRGVRVLYPLKGVGTLQLTDETWLREKYGVDGSGYADLALLRGDPSDGLPGVPGIGEKTAAKLLDQFGDLAAIMAAVDDPKAKLTPSQRKRLDESRPYVAVAPKVVRVAGDVPLPDVDTALPHAPRDPAALEGLAARWGLGGSLQRLLTTLGE
- a CDS encoding quaternary amine ABC transporter ATP-binding protein, translated to MSSRLEAEHLYKVFGRRPDAAAERLRQGADREELRADGTTAAVIDASFTVEPGQIFVVMGLSGSGKSTLLRMLNGLLEPTAGQVRFDGQDLTALSARALREVRSKKISMVFQHFALFPHRSVLENAAYGLEVQGVPSAERKERATRALELAGLAGWEKSWPDELSGGMQQRVGLARALATDADLLLMDESFSALDPLIRRDMQDQLIELQKKLKKTIVFITHDLNEAMRLGDRIAVMRDGRIVQTGTAEDILVRPANDYVASFTQDVDRSRVLTAGAVMDTDVRGDEADCDCETATPDTPFVDLCAISARLTHPVAVLDERRELVGVVHPRRLVAFLGDEQGTPERCASPRDEAVTAGA